The DNA segment ACTCAGGTTTATATTCAGGCCATGAAGATACCATTATGCTAAGCCCTTCACGGGAAATATGCTGCCAAATTTCTTCAGTAATAAACGGCATAAAGGGATGCAGCAATTTTAAGGCCTGTTCTACCACATTAACCAAAACTAACTGGGTAATTCTCCTAGCCCCACTATTTTTGCCATATAAATCTATTTTAGCCATTTCTATATACCAATCACAAAATTCATTCCAGAAAAAGTCATAAATCTTCTGAGCAGCCATACCTATTTCAAATTTTTCCAGGGAATCTGTGACATCACGTGTCACGTCATTAATTCGCTTTAATATCCAACGATCCTTTAAAGCTAATTTACTCAAATCAATTTCGCCCGGCGTAAAATCCTCAAGATTCATCATTATAAATCGAGAGGCATTCCAAATTTTATTTGCAAAATTACGACTTGATTCGACTTTTTCCCAGTAGAACCGCATATCATTGCCGGGTGCATTGCCAGTGCATAAGGTAAATCTTAAAGTATCTGCTCCGTACTTATCAATAACCTCCAGAGGATCGATGCCGTTTCCTAAGGATTTACTCATCTTCCTGCCTTGGGCATCTCTCACAAGCCCTGTTATTACCACATACTCAAAGGGAGGTTTTTTCATAAATTCCATAGCTGAAAAAATCATCCTGGCAACCCAAAAAAATATGATATCATATGCCGTAACTAACACCGAAGTAGGATAAAAATACTTTAAATCAGGCGTATCTTCCGGCCAGCCCAAGGTTGAAAATGGCCATAGTGCTGAACTAAACCATGTGTCAAGTACATCAGGGTCCTGCTCAATATTGCTGCTGCCACATTTTGTGCATACTTTTACATCATCCCTAGATACCATTGTTTCACCACATTCTTGGCAGTACCACGCCGGAATCCTGTGCCCCCACCAAAGCTGTCGTGATATACACCAATCTCTGATATTCTCAAGCCAATTCAGGTATATTTTTGCAAATCTTTCCGGAACAAACTTTACTTCCCCTTGTTTTACAACATCAATTGCTGGTTTTGCAAGAGGTTCCATTTTTACAAACCATTGCTTAGAAACTACCGGTTCTACAATGGTATGACAGCGATAACAATGGCCTACACTATGATTTAAATCTTCCATTTTTTCAAAAAAACCTTCTTGCTGCAATTCTTCCACTATGGCTTTCCTGCAATCAAATCTATCCATGCCTTTGAATTTCCCTGCATTATCATTCATTATGCCATTATCATCTATAACAATAATTATCGGAAGGCTGTGGCGAAGACCCATTTCAAAATCATTTGGATCATGGCCGGGTGTCACCTTCACAGCTCCTGTACCAAATTCCGTATCTACGTAAGAGTCACCAATAACGGGGATTTCTTTTTCTACTATTGGTAGAATTACAGTTTTGCCAATTATGCCCTTGTAACGTTCATCATTAGGATTTACAGCCACTGCCGTATCTCCCAAAATTGTTTCAGGTCGGGTGGTAGCAACCGTTAGATAACCCGAACCATCTTTATATGGATACTTTACATAATACAGCTTATCATTGCGATCTTCATGCTCTACTTCAATATCTGAAAGTGTTGTCTTACAAGTTGGACACCAGTTGACAATATAGTGGCCGCGATATATAAGGCCCTTTTCATATAAACGAACAAAGACTTCCCTAACAGCCTTACTTAAACCTTCATCCATAGTAAACCTGAGTCTTGACCAATCACACGAAGAACCAAGCTTTTTCAATTGATTAATAATCGTGTCACCATATTTTTCCTTCCATTCCCACACTCTTTCCAGAAATTTTTCTCTTCCTAAATCATATTTGGATAAACCTTCATCAG comes from the Tepidanaerobacter acetatoxydans Re1 genome and includes:
- a CDS encoding valine--tRNA ligase, whose translation is MQKNLPSVYDPKEVEDKWYEFWEKENLFHAEIDSKKRPFTIVIPPPNVTGQLHMGHALNNTLQDILIRTKRMQGYSALWLPGTDHAGIATEAKVKEQLADEGLSKYDLGREKFLERVWEWKEKYGDTIINQLKKLGSSCDWSRLRFTMDEGLSKAVREVFVRLYEKGLIYRGHYIVNWCPTCKTTLSDIEVEHEDRNDKLYYVKYPYKDGSGYLTVATTRPETILGDTAVAVNPNDERYKGIIGKTVILPIVEKEIPVIGDSYVDTEFGTGAVKVTPGHDPNDFEMGLRHSLPIIIVIDDNGIMNDNAGKFKGMDRFDCRKAIVEELQQEGFFEKMEDLNHSVGHCYRCHTIVEPVVSKQWFVKMEPLAKPAIDVVKQGEVKFVPERFAKIYLNWLENIRDWCISRQLWWGHRIPAWYCQECGETMVSRDDVKVCTKCGSSNIEQDPDVLDTWFSSALWPFSTLGWPEDTPDLKYFYPTSVLVTAYDIIFFWVARMIFSAMEFMKKPPFEYVVITGLVRDAQGRKMSKSLGNGIDPLEVIDKYGADTLRFTLCTGNAPGNDMRFYWEKVESSRNFANKIWNASRFIMMNLEDFTPGEIDLSKLALKDRWILKRINDVTRDVTDSLEKFEIGMAAQKIYDFFWNEFCDWYIEMAKIDLYGKNSGARRITQLVLVNVVEQALKLLHPFMPFITEEIWQHISREGLSIMVSSWPEYKPEWEFEDVDQMELVMDAVRGIRNIRAEMNVPPSKQASALVRVSSSSVKDILRGNLDIIYSLAKVSKMEFGEEDLQIPHKAVSCVIKGAEIFIPMEGLVDLDTEIARLEKEKSNLKNEIERVNKKLSNQGFLEKAPQDIVEKEQQKQKDYQEMLQKVEQRLKMMADLSSK